The following coding sequences lie in one Peribacillus frigoritolerans genomic window:
- a CDS encoding YrzO family protein, with translation MDLLTLILIFGLAVLWELATINKNVKKMNEQNAELINLYHERSKRTQ, from the coding sequence ATGGATTTATTAACGCTTATACTAATCTTTGGATTAGCCGTACTATGGGAATTGGCAACGATTAATAAGAATGTGAAAAAGATGAATGAGCAAAATGCAGAATTAATTAATCTATATCATGAAAGAAGTAAAAGAACTCAATAA
- a CDS encoding DMT family transporter encodes MKKNQVLIGALLCLTASISWGAMFPVAERALMYIDPFYFSFLRYLAVSVILGILLLIKEGKKSFSLEGKGKKLLFFGTMAFTVYNFLIFAGQDLLGHNGVIVASIMESLMPMISILILWVFKNARPMKYTIASMFIALIGAFLVITNGNISFVFLLKDSLIPILFILIGVIGWVIYTMGGNQFNGWSTLRYSTLTCILGTAVSAIITFLATAMGLSVPTAEVMQSIYGEMIFMIIFPGAIALLSWNLGIKLLTPINGILFINLVPITTLIIVFIQGKPLSSFELLGTFLVIYALIQNNYYQRKNLPSQVEKLNPRKLKRII; translated from the coding sequence ATGAAAAAAAATCAAGTTTTAATCGGTGCACTTTTATGTTTGACAGCCAGCATTTCTTGGGGAGCGATGTTTCCAGTTGCAGAAAGGGCACTAATGTATATTGATCCTTTTTATTTCTCTTTTTTGCGATATTTAGCTGTTAGCGTAATTTTAGGGATATTACTTTTAATTAAAGAGGGTAAGAAGTCATTTAGCCTTGAAGGGAAAGGAAAGAAATTATTGTTTTTTGGAACGATGGCGTTCACTGTATACAACTTTCTCATTTTCGCAGGTCAAGACTTACTGGGACATAACGGGGTAATTGTTGCTTCCATCATGGAATCATTAATGCCCATGATTTCAATTTTAATTCTGTGGGTTTTCAAAAATGCCAGGCCCATGAAATATACCATTGCCAGCATGTTCATTGCCTTGATAGGGGCCTTTCTTGTCATTACCAATGGCAATATATCATTCGTATTTTTATTGAAAGATAGCCTCATCCCTATCCTTTTCATCCTCATCGGGGTTATAGGCTGGGTTATATATACGATGGGCGGCAACCAATTTAATGGATGGTCAACACTTCGCTATTCGACTTTAACGTGCATCTTAGGAACTGCAGTATCAGCCATCATAACATTCCTCGCAACTGCAATGGGCCTTTCTGTCCCTACAGCAGAGGTTATGCAATCCATTTATGGCGAGATGATTTTCATGATTATTTTCCCTGGTGCCATAGCCCTTTTAAGCTGGAATTTAGGCATTAAACTTTTAACGCCGATCAATGGAATCCTATTTATCAATTTAGTTCCAATAACCACGTTGATCATCGTTTTTATCCAAGGAAAACCACTATCATCATTCGAATTACTGGGAACTTTTTTAGTCATATATGCATTGATTCAAAACAATTATTATCAAAGAAAAAACTTGCCTTCCCAAGTTGAGAAATTGAATCCAAGGAAATTGAAAAGAATCATTTAA